The following coding sequences lie in one Cronobacter universalis NCTC 9529 genomic window:
- a CDS encoding YbhQ family protein encodes MKWQQYIRVVTGLSCWQIMLHLAVVAMLVAGWMSGSLVKVGLVLCALYALTVVLMLAFQRHHDGRWREVSDFLEELTTTWYFGTALIALWLLSRVLHNNLLLALAGVVILAGPALLSLLVKERKRDSANFASKHGIRR; translated from the coding sequence ATGAAGTGGCAACAATATATTCGCGTGGTGACGGGCCTGAGCTGCTGGCAGATTATGCTGCATCTGGCGGTCGTGGCCATGCTGGTGGCGGGCTGGATGAGCGGGTCGCTGGTGAAGGTCGGCCTCGTATTATGCGCGCTTTACGCGCTGACGGTGGTGCTGATGCTGGCGTTCCAGCGCCACCACGACGGCCGCTGGCGCGAGGTGAGCGACTTTCTGGAAGAGCTGACCACCACCTGGTATTTTGGCACGGCGCTGATTGCGCTCTGGCTGCTCTCCCGCGTCTTACACAATAATCTGCTGCTGGCGCTGGCGGGCGTGGTGATCCTGGCCGGGCCTGCGCTGCTTTCGCTGCTGGTTAAAGAGCGCAAGCGCGATTCAGCCAATTTTGCGTCGAAACATGGCATACGCCGCTAA
- a CDS encoding ABC transporter permease, which yields MWHRLWTLIRKELQSLLREPQTRAILILPVVLQVLLFPFAATLEVTNATIAIYNQDNGAHAVELTQRFARASAFSHVTLLNSEQAIRPTIDAQKALLAIHFPADFSRKLARGEPATLQILLDGRNSNSAQIAANYLQQIVKDYQQELLAGRAKPNNSELIVRNWYNPNLDYKWFVVPSLIAMITTIGVMIVTSLSVAREREQGTLDQLLVSPLATWQIFVGKAVPALIVATFQATIVLGIGIWGYQIPFAGSLALFYFTMVIYGLSLVGFGLLISALCSTQQQAFIGVFVFMMPAILLSGYVSPVENMPVWLQNLTWINPIRHFTDITKAIYLKDASLDIIWRSVWPLLVIAATTGLAAYAMFRRKIG from the coding sequence ATGTGGCACCGCTTATGGACGCTTATCCGCAAAGAGTTGCAGTCGCTGCTGCGCGAGCCGCAGACCCGCGCCATTCTGATCCTGCCTGTCGTCTTGCAGGTGCTGCTGTTTCCGTTCGCGGCGACGCTTGAGGTGACTAACGCCACCATCGCCATCTATAACCAGGATAACGGCGCGCACGCGGTGGAGCTGACCCAGCGCTTCGCCCGCGCCAGCGCCTTCAGCCATGTGACATTGCTTAACAGCGAGCAGGCGATCCGGCCGACGATCGATGCCCAGAAGGCGTTGCTGGCCATTCACTTTCCGGCGGATTTCTCCCGCAAGCTGGCGCGCGGCGAACCCGCGACGCTGCAAATTCTGCTCGACGGGCGCAACTCCAACAGCGCGCAGATAGCCGCCAATTACCTTCAGCAGATCGTCAAAGATTATCAGCAGGAGCTGCTCGCAGGCCGCGCGAAGCCCAATAACAGCGAGCTGATTGTGCGTAACTGGTATAACCCGAACCTCGACTACAAATGGTTTGTGGTGCCGTCGCTGATTGCGATGATTACCACTATCGGCGTGATGATTGTGACGTCGCTGTCGGTGGCCCGCGAGCGCGAACAGGGCACGCTCGATCAGCTGTTAGTCTCGCCGCTCGCCACCTGGCAGATTTTCGTCGGCAAAGCGGTGCCGGCGCTGATTGTCGCCACCTTCCAGGCCACGATTGTGCTGGGCATCGGCATCTGGGGCTATCAGATCCCCTTCGCCGGATCGCTTGCGCTCTTTTATTTCACGATGGTGATTTACGGGCTGTCGCTGGTGGGGTTCGGGCTTTTGATTTCGGCGCTCTGCTCGACGCAGCAGCAGGCGTTTATCGGGGTGTTTGTCTTTATGATGCCCGCGATTTTGCTCTCGGGGTATGTCTCGCCGGTGGAGAATATGCCGGTCTGGCTGCAAAACCTGACGTGGATTAACCCGATCCGGCACTTTACCGATATTACGAAGGCGATTTATCTCAAGGACGCCAGCCTCGACATCATCTGGCGTAGCGTGTGGCCGCTGCTGGTGATTGCGGCCACGACAGGGTTAGCGGCGTATGCCATGTTTCGACGCAAAATTGGCTGA
- a CDS encoding ABC transporter permease gives MMKLRRVRALCVKETRQILRDPSSWLIAVAIPLLLLFIFGYGINLDSSRLHVGVLLEQRSEEALDFTHTITASPFIAPTISDNRQHLISLMQAGKIRGLVVIPVDFAARMARPGDSAPIQVITDGSEPNTANFVRGYMEGIWQLWQAERAEDRGETFEPLIDVQLRYWFNPAAISQHFIIPGAVTIIMTVIGAILTSLVVAREWERGTMEALLSTEVTRGELLLCKLIPYYFLGMLAMLLCMLVSVFILGVPYRGSLLALFFISSLFLLSTLGMGLLISTLTRNQFNAAQVALNAAFLPSVMLSGFIFQIDSMPAVIRAVTYIIPARYFVSTLQSLFLAGTLPGVLLVNVLFLLASAVMFIGLTWVNTRRRLD, from the coding sequence ATGATGAAACTGCGGCGCGTGCGCGCGTTGTGCGTCAAAGAGACGCGCCAGATCCTGCGCGACCCGAGCAGCTGGCTTATCGCGGTCGCCATTCCCCTGCTGCTGCTGTTTATCTTCGGCTACGGTATTAACCTCGACTCCAGCCGCCTGCATGTCGGTGTCCTGCTGGAGCAGCGCAGCGAAGAGGCGCTCGACTTCACGCACACCATTACCGCCTCGCCGTTTATCGCGCCGACGATAAGCGACAACCGCCAGCATCTTATTTCGCTGATGCAGGCCGGGAAAATCCGCGGGCTGGTGGTCATTCCCGTGGATTTCGCCGCGCGGATGGCGCGCCCCGGCGACAGCGCGCCGATTCAGGTGATCACCGACGGCAGCGAACCCAACACCGCCAACTTCGTGCGCGGTTATATGGAAGGCATCTGGCAGCTCTGGCAGGCCGAGCGCGCGGAAGACCGCGGCGAGACGTTCGAGCCGCTGATCGATGTGCAGCTCCGCTACTGGTTTAACCCGGCGGCCATAAGCCAGCACTTTATTATTCCCGGCGCGGTGACGATCATCATGACGGTTATCGGCGCGATCCTGACTTCGTTGGTGGTCGCCCGCGAATGGGAGCGCGGCACTATGGAGGCGCTGCTCTCGACCGAAGTTACGCGCGGCGAGCTGCTGCTGTGCAAGCTTATCCCCTACTATTTCCTCGGTATGCTGGCGATGCTGCTCTGTATGCTGGTGTCGGTGTTTATTCTCGGCGTGCCGTATCGCGGCTCGCTGCTGGCGCTGTTTTTCATCTCCAGCCTGTTTCTGCTGAGCACGCTCGGCATGGGGCTGCTTATCTCAACGCTCACCCGCAACCAGTTTAACGCCGCCCAGGTGGCGCTGAATGCGGCGTTTCTGCCTTCGGTCATGCTCTCGGGGTTTATTTTCCAGATAGACAGTATGCCCGCCGTGATCCGCGCGGTGACGTATATCATTCCGGCGCGCTATTTCGTCAGTACGCTGCAAAGCCTGTTCCTCGCGGGCACGCTGCCGGGCGTGCTGCTGGTCAACGTGCTGTTTCTGCTGGCTTCCGCCGTGATGTTTATCGGACTCACCTGGGTGAATACCCGACGCCGCCTCGATTAA
- a CDS encoding ATP-binding cassette domain-containing protein: METANDSIVLDGLVKRFPGLEKPAVAPLSVTIRTGSVTGLVGPDGAGKTTLMRILAGLMRQDDGRVRVLGLDPIAEENALHAVLGYMPQKFGLYEDLTVQENLNLYADLRSVTGAARQETFARLLEFTALGPFTGRLAGKLSGGMKQKLGLACTLVGQPKVLLLDEPGVGVDPISRRELWEMVHELAGDGMLILWSTSYLDEAEQCREVLLMNEGELLYQGAPQALTGKMAGRSLLLRPDNGDNRALLREVMQRPDVGDATIQGAAVRVILKEGSDPDALRALPGATLRETAPRFEDAFIDLAGGAALRESPLGAILHDIPGSRDDVVIEARELTKTFGDFTATDHVNFTVRRGEIFGLLGPNGAGKSTTFKMMCGLLKPSDGQALVLGLDLKTDSGKARQRLGYMAQKFSLYGNLTVEQNLRFFSGVYGLRGRAQQEKMARMSEAFGLKNIASQPTDALPLGFKQRLALACALMHEPDILFLDEPTSGVDPLTRREFWRHINSMPEKGVTVMVTTHFMDEAEYCDRIGLVYHGKLIASGTPDDLKRQAARDADDEPTMEEAFIRLIEAWDKEHSQ; this comes from the coding sequence ATGGAAACCGCTAACGACAGCATCGTGCTCGACGGGCTGGTCAAACGCTTTCCGGGCCTCGAAAAACCCGCCGTCGCGCCGCTCAGCGTGACGATCCGCACGGGCAGCGTCACGGGGCTGGTGGGGCCGGACGGCGCGGGCAAAACCACGCTGATGCGCATCCTGGCGGGGCTGATGCGCCAGGACGATGGCCGCGTGCGGGTGCTCGGGCTTGACCCGATTGCAGAGGAAAACGCGCTGCACGCGGTGCTCGGCTATATGCCGCAGAAATTCGGCCTGTATGAAGATCTCACCGTTCAGGAGAACCTCAATCTCTACGCGGATCTGCGCAGCGTCACCGGCGCGGCGCGGCAGGAGACGTTCGCCCGGCTTCTGGAATTTACCGCGCTCGGCCCGTTCACCGGGCGGCTCGCGGGCAAACTCTCCGGCGGAATGAAGCAAAAACTGGGGCTTGCCTGCACGCTGGTGGGCCAGCCGAAGGTGCTGCTGCTCGACGAGCCGGGCGTCGGCGTCGACCCGATCTCCCGCCGCGAACTCTGGGAGATGGTGCATGAGCTGGCGGGCGACGGGATGTTAATTCTCTGGAGTACCTCGTATCTTGATGAAGCCGAGCAGTGCCGCGAGGTGCTGCTGATGAACGAAGGCGAACTGCTGTATCAGGGCGCGCCGCAGGCGCTCACCGGGAAAATGGCGGGCCGCAGTCTGCTGCTGCGCCCCGACAACGGCGACAACCGCGCGCTGCTGCGCGAAGTGATGCAACGCCCGGACGTCGGCGACGCCACCATTCAGGGCGCGGCGGTGCGGGTGATTTTAAAAGAGGGCTCCGACCCAGACGCCCTGCGCGCCCTGCCCGGCGCCACGCTTCGGGAGACCGCGCCGCGCTTTGAAGACGCGTTTATCGATCTGGCGGGCGGCGCCGCGCTGCGTGAATCGCCGCTCGGCGCCATCCTGCATGACATTCCCGGCAGCCGCGACGATGTGGTGATTGAGGCGCGCGAACTGACCAAAACCTTCGGCGATTTTACGGCGACCGACCATGTGAATTTTACCGTGCGGCGCGGCGAGATTTTCGGCCTGCTCGGGCCGAACGGCGCGGGTAAATCCACCACGTTCAAGATGATGTGCGGGCTGCTGAAGCCGAGCGACGGCCAGGCGCTGGTGCTGGGCCTCGATTTAAAAACCGACTCCGGCAAGGCGCGCCAGCGGCTCGGCTATATGGCGCAGAAATTCTCGCTGTACGGCAACCTGACCGTCGAGCAGAACTTACGCTTTTTCTCCGGCGTCTACGGCCTGCGCGGCCGGGCGCAGCAGGAGAAAATGGCGCGCATGAGCGAGGCGTTCGGGCTGAAAAACATCGCCAGCCAGCCGACGGACGCGCTGCCGCTCGGCTTTAAGCAGCGCCTGGCTTTAGCCTGCGCGCTGATGCACGAGCCGGATATTCTGTTTCTCGACGAGCCGACCTCCGGCGTCGACCCGCTGACCCGCCGCGAATTCTGGCGGCACATCAACAGCATGCCGGAGAAAGGCGTGACGGTGATGGTGACGACCCACTTTATGGACGAGGCGGAATATTGCGATCGCATCGGGCTGGTTTACCACGGCAAGCTTATCGCCAGCGGCACGCCGGATGATTTAAAGCGCCAGGCGGCGCGCGATGCAGATGACGAGCCGACGATGGAAGAAGCGTTTATTCGTCTTATCGAGGCCTGGGATAAGGAGCACAGCCAATGA
- the hlyD gene encoding secretion protein HlyD → MNKKRVALLALVVVIIVAAMAGWRWYAARYTPLTLYGNVDIRTVNLSFRVGGRLASLAVDEGDAVRAGQPLGELDPAPLQNALRQAQANVAAARAKYELTVAGFRDEEIAQAAAAVRQAQAAYDYAQNFYQRQQGLWRTKVISANDLENARSARDQAQAQLKSAQDKLSQYRAGNRPQEIAQAQASLEQAQAQLAQAQLDAEDARLVSPSDGTILTRAVEPGSMLNAGSTVFTLSLTRPVWVRAYIDEANLGLATPGREILIYTDGRPDRPYHGKIGFVSPTAEFTPKTVETEDLRTDLVYRLRIIVNDADDALRQGMPVTLRFHHEAADGNR, encoded by the coding sequence ATGAATAAAAAACGCGTCGCGCTGCTGGCGCTGGTGGTAGTGATTATCGTCGCGGCGATGGCCGGATGGCGCTGGTATGCCGCGCGCTACACGCCGCTGACGCTTTACGGCAATGTCGATATCCGCACCGTGAATTTAAGCTTTCGCGTCGGCGGCCGCCTGGCGTCGCTGGCCGTCGATGAAGGCGACGCGGTACGCGCCGGACAGCCGCTCGGCGAACTGGACCCGGCGCCGCTGCAAAACGCGCTGCGTCAGGCGCAGGCGAATGTCGCCGCCGCGCGGGCCAAATATGAGCTGACCGTCGCGGGTTTTCGCGATGAAGAGATAGCCCAGGCCGCCGCCGCGGTGCGCCAGGCGCAGGCCGCGTATGATTACGCCCAGAATTTCTACCAGCGCCAGCAGGGGCTGTGGCGCACGAAAGTGATTTCGGCCAACGATCTGGAAAACGCCCGTTCGGCGCGGGATCAGGCGCAGGCGCAGCTGAAATCCGCGCAGGATAAACTCAGCCAGTACCGCGCCGGTAACCGCCCGCAGGAAATCGCGCAGGCGCAGGCGAGCCTTGAACAGGCGCAGGCGCAGCTCGCCCAGGCGCAGCTTGATGCGGAAGACGCGCGCCTGGTTTCCCCTTCCGACGGCACCATACTCACGCGCGCCGTTGAGCCGGGCTCGATGCTCAACGCGGGCAGTACCGTGTTCACGCTCTCGCTGACCCGCCCGGTCTGGGTACGCGCCTATATTGACGAGGCGAATCTGGGCCTCGCGACGCCGGGGCGCGAAATCCTGATTTATACCGATGGCCGCCCCGACAGGCCGTACCACGGCAAGATAGGCTTCGTCTCGCCGACCGCCGAGTTCACGCCGAAAACGGTCGAAACCGAAGATCTGCGCACCGATCTGGTCTACCGCCTGCGCATTATCGTCAACGACGCCGACGACGCGCTGCGCCAGGGGATGCCGGTCACGCTGCGATTCCACCATGAGGCCGCGGATGGAAACCGCTAA
- the cecR gene encoding transcriptional regulator CecR, with protein sequence MDFIDMSLSVTPPTSRGEQAKEKLISAAINQFGEYGLHATTRDIAAAAGQNIAAIPYYFGSKEDLYMASAQWIADFIRGHFQPHADAAEALLSQPQPDHAAMRARIDDACRQMIQLMTADETLSVSKFISREQLSPSPAYQLIHDQVIAPLHHHFTRLIARLTGADPDATETVLHTHALIGEILAFRLGRETILLRAGWREFDDDKAAQIHRVVALHIDWILAGLSGSLRNE encoded by the coding sequence ATGGACTTCATCGATATGTCGCTCTCCGTCACGCCGCCCACTTCGCGCGGCGAACAGGCCAAAGAGAAGCTCATCAGCGCCGCCATTAACCAGTTTGGCGAGTACGGCCTGCACGCCACCACGCGGGATATCGCCGCCGCGGCCGGGCAGAATATCGCCGCCATTCCTTACTACTTTGGCTCGAAAGAAGATCTCTACATGGCCTCGGCGCAGTGGATAGCGGATTTTATCCGCGGCCATTTTCAGCCCCACGCCGACGCCGCCGAAGCGCTTTTAAGCCAGCCGCAGCCCGATCACGCCGCCATGCGCGCGCGCATCGACGACGCCTGCCGCCAGATGATCCAGCTGATGACCGCCGACGAGACGCTCAGCGTGAGTAAATTTATCTCCCGCGAGCAGCTCTCCCCGTCGCCGGCGTATCAGCTTATTCACGATCAGGTCATCGCCCCCCTGCACCACCACTTTACGCGGCTGATCGCCCGCCTGACCGGCGCCGATCCGGACGCCACCGAAACGGTGCTGCACACCCACGCGCTGATTGGCGAAATCCTCGCGTTTCGTCTCGGGCGCGAAACCATTCTGCTGCGCGCCGGCTGGCGGGAGTTCGACGACGACAAAGCCGCGCAGATCCACCGGGTGGTGGCGCTGCATATCGACTGGATCCTCGCAGGTCTTTCAGGGAGCCTTCGTAATGAATAA
- the rhlE gene encoding ATP-dependent RNA helicase RhlE: MSFDSLGLSPEILRAIAEQGYNEPTPIQRQAIPVVLSGKDLMASAQTGTGKTAGFTLPLLQRLTANQPHPNGRRPVRALILTPTRELAAQVGENVREYSKYLDIRSLVVFGGVSINPQMMKLRGGVDVLIATPGRLLDLEHQNAVKLDQVEVLVLDEADRMLDMGFIHDIRRVLAKLPAKRQNLLFSATFSDDIKSLAEKLLRNPEEVEVARRNTASEQITQHVHFVDKKRKRELLSYLIGDGNWQQVLVFTRTKHGANHLAEQLNKDGITAAAIHGNKSQGARTRALADFKTGGIRVLVATDIAARGLDIEELPHVVNYELPNVPEDYVHRIGRTGRAAATGEALSLVCVDEHKLLRDIERLLKREIPRMAIAGYEPDPSIPAEPIVNGRQGRGGRGGQGGGGRGQGQPRRQNGEGNRSSGERSRPSGERGRRQDGEGNRPSGERSRRPAGEGNRPAGNKPRTRRAPRKASGD; encoded by the coding sequence ATGTCTTTTGATTCACTGGGCTTAAGCCCTGAAATTCTGCGCGCCATTGCCGAGCAGGGTTACAACGAACCGACTCCGATCCAGCGCCAGGCCATTCCGGTGGTGCTTTCAGGCAAAGATTTGATGGCCAGCGCCCAGACCGGCACCGGCAAAACCGCAGGCTTTACGCTGCCGCTGCTGCAACGCCTGACGGCGAACCAGCCGCACCCGAACGGTCGCCGCCCGGTGCGCGCGCTGATCCTGACCCCGACGCGCGAACTGGCAGCCCAGGTGGGCGAGAACGTGCGCGAATACAGCAAATATCTCGATATCCGCTCGTTGGTGGTCTTCGGCGGCGTGAGCATCAACCCGCAGATGATGAAACTGCGCGGCGGCGTGGATGTGCTGATCGCAACGCCGGGCCGTCTGCTCGATCTCGAACACCAGAACGCCGTGAAGCTCGACCAGGTGGAAGTGCTGGTGCTTGATGAAGCCGACCGTATGCTGGACATGGGCTTTATTCACGACATCCGCCGCGTGCTGGCGAAGCTGCCGGCGAAGCGTCAGAACCTGCTGTTCTCCGCGACGTTCTCCGACGACATTAAATCGCTGGCGGAAAAACTGCTGCGCAACCCGGAAGAAGTGGAAGTGGCGCGCCGCAACACGGCCTCCGAGCAGATCACGCAGCATGTGCATTTCGTGGATAAAAAACGCAAGCGGGAACTGCTTTCTTATCTGATTGGCGACGGCAACTGGCAGCAGGTGCTGGTGTTTACCCGTACCAAACACGGCGCCAACCATCTGGCGGAGCAGCTGAATAAAGACGGCATTACCGCCGCGGCTATCCACGGCAACAAGAGCCAGGGCGCCCGTACCCGCGCGCTGGCGGATTTCAAAACCGGCGGCATTCGCGTACTGGTGGCGACTGATATCGCCGCGCGCGGTCTGGATATCGAAGAGCTGCCGCACGTCGTGAACTATGAGTTGCCGAATGTGCCGGAAGATTACGTTCACCGTATCGGCCGTACCGGGCGCGCCGCCGCGACCGGCGAGGCGCTGTCGCTGGTGTGCGTCGATGAGCACAAACTGCTGCGCGATATCGAACGCCTGCTCAAGCGCGAGATCCCGCGTATGGCGATTGCGGGCTACGAGCCGGATCCGTCTATCCCGGCGGAGCCTATCGTGAACGGTCGCCAGGGCCGCGGCGGACGCGGTGGTCAGGGCGGCGGCGGTCGTGGTCAGGGCCAGCCGCGTCGTCAGAACGGCGAAGGCAACCGTTCATCCGGCGAACGCAGCCGTCCGTCCGGTGAGCGTGGTCGTCGTCAGGATGGCGAAGGCAATCGTCCGTCCGGCGAGCGTTCACGTCGCCCGGCAGGCGAGGGCAACCGTCCGGCAGGCAACAAACCGCGCACCCGTCGCGCGCCGCGTAAAGCGTCCGGGGATTAA
- the dinG gene encoding ATP-dependent DNA helicase DinG: MALTAAQKSQIAAWYKALQQQIPDFIPRAPQRQMIAEVAKTLGGDEGRHLAIEAPTGVGKTLSYLIPGIAIAREEQKTLVVSTANVALQDQIFSKDLPLLRKIIPELRFTAAFGRGRYVCPRNLAALSTDSASQGDLLAFLDDELTPNSKEEQQRCAKLKADLDSYKWDGLRDHTDQAIDDSLWSRLSTDKASCLNRNCHYYRECPFFVARREIQEAEVVVANHALVMAALESESVLPEPKHLLLVLDEGHHLPDVARDALEMSADISAPWTRLQLDLFSKLVATCLEQFRPKTVPPLSTPERLNNHCEEVYELVATMNRIVGLLLPPGEESEFRFPMGELPQEVMEICERLAKLTENLRGLAELFLNDLSEKTGSHDIVRLHRVLLQMNRALGHFEAQSKLWRLASLAHASGAPVSKWVTRETREGQPHIFFHCVGIRVSDQLEKLIWRQVPHVVVTSATLRSLNSFARLQEMSGLRDKAGDRFVTLDSPFNHFEQGKLVIPRLRHEPLMEHEEAHLAEMAAYFRAEYKKGEHKGMLVLFASNRAMQTFLSFVPDLRLGLLVQGDQPRYRLVELHRKKIEQGEASVLVGLQSFAEGLDLKGELLSQVHIHKIAFPPVDSPVVVTEGEWLKSLRRYPFEVQSLPAASFNLIQQVGRLIRSHSCWGEIVIYDRRLLTKSYGKRLLDALPVFAIEQPEAPEALSKPAPAKRSAAGRKGAPARRRNAYR, from the coding sequence ATGGCATTAACCGCCGCGCAGAAATCGCAAATCGCCGCCTGGTATAAGGCGCTTCAGCAGCAGATACCGGACTTCATTCCCCGCGCTCCGCAGCGGCAGATGATCGCGGAAGTGGCGAAAACCCTCGGCGGCGATGAAGGGCGGCATCTGGCTATCGAGGCGCCGACCGGCGTCGGCAAAACGCTCTCGTATCTTATCCCCGGTATCGCCATCGCCCGCGAAGAGCAAAAAACGCTGGTGGTGAGCACCGCCAACGTGGCGTTGCAGGATCAGATCTTCAGTAAAGATCTGCCGTTGCTGCGCAAAATCATCCCTGAACTGCGCTTTACCGCCGCCTTCGGGCGCGGGCGTTACGTCTGCCCGCGCAACCTCGCGGCGCTCTCGACCGACAGCGCCTCGCAGGGCGACTTGCTGGCGTTTCTTGACGACGAGCTGACGCCGAACAGCAAAGAAGAACAGCAGCGCTGCGCGAAGCTCAAAGCCGATCTCGACAGCTACAAGTGGGACGGCCTTCGCGATCACACCGATCAGGCGATTGACGACAGCCTCTGGTCGCGGCTCAGCACCGATAAAGCGAGCTGCCTGAACCGCAACTGCCACTACTACCGTGAATGCCCGTTCTTCGTGGCGCGTCGTGAGATTCAGGAGGCGGAAGTGGTGGTCGCCAACCATGCGCTGGTGATGGCGGCGCTGGAGAGCGAATCGGTCCTGCCGGAGCCAAAGCATCTGCTGCTGGTGCTTGATGAAGGCCATCATCTGCCGGACGTCGCCCGCGACGCGCTGGAGATGAGCGCCGATATCAGCGCGCCCTGGACGCGGTTGCAGCTCGATCTCTTCAGCAAGCTGGTCGCCACCTGCCTTGAGCAGTTCCGGCCCAAAACCGTGCCGCCGCTCTCCACGCCGGAGCGGCTTAACAATCACTGCGAAGAAGTCTATGAACTGGTCGCCACTATGAACCGTATCGTCGGGCTGTTGCTGCCGCCGGGCGAGGAGAGCGAGTTTCGCTTCCCGATGGGCGAACTGCCGCAGGAAGTCATGGAAATCTGCGAGCGGCTGGCGAAGCTTACCGAAAACCTGCGCGGGCTGGCGGAGCTGTTCTTAAACGATCTCAGCGAAAAGACCGGCAGCCACGACATCGTGCGCCTGCACCGTGTGCTGTTGCAGATGAACCGCGCGCTCGGCCATTTTGAAGCGCAAAGCAAGCTCTGGCGGCTCGCCTCGCTGGCGCACGCCTCCGGCGCGCCGGTTTCCAAATGGGTGACGCGCGAGACCCGCGAAGGGCAGCCGCATATTTTCTTCCACTGCGTGGGCATTCGCGTCAGCGATCAGCTGGAAAAGCTCATCTGGCGGCAGGTGCCGCATGTGGTGGTGACCTCCGCCACGCTGCGCTCGCTGAACAGCTTCGCGCGACTGCAGGAGATGAGCGGCCTGCGCGATAAAGCAGGCGACCGCTTCGTGACGCTCGATTCGCCGTTTAACCATTTCGAGCAGGGCAAACTCGTGATCCCGCGCCTGCGCCACGAGCCGCTGATGGAGCATGAAGAGGCGCACCTCGCCGAGATGGCGGCCTATTTCCGCGCGGAATATAAAAAGGGCGAGCATAAAGGGATGCTGGTGCTGTTCGCCAGTAACCGCGCGATGCAGACCTTTTTATCCTTTGTGCCCGATCTGCGGCTCGGTCTGCTGGTGCAGGGCGATCAGCCGCGCTACCGGCTGGTGGAGCTGCACCGCAAAAAAATCGAGCAGGGCGAGGCGAGCGTGCTGGTGGGGCTACAGTCGTTTGCCGAGGGGCTCGATCTTAAGGGTGAGCTGTTAAGCCAGGTGCATATTCATAAAATCGCCTTTCCGCCGGTGGACAGCCCGGTGGTGGTGACGGAAGGCGAATGGCTGAAAAGCCTCAGGCGTTATCCGTTTGAAGTGCAAAGCCTGCCCGCGGCCTCGTTCAATCTTATTCAGCAGGTGGGGCGGCTTATCCGCAGCCACAGCTGCTGGGGCGAAATCGTCATTTATGACCGCCGCCTGCTCACTAAATCCTATGGCAAACGGCTGCTGGACGCGTTGCCGGTATTTGCGATTGAACAGCCCGAAGCGCCGGAGGCGTTAAGCAAACCGGCGCCCGCAAAGCGTTCTGCGGCAGGCCGCAAGGGCGCGCCCGCCAGGCGACGCAACGCTTACCGGTAG
- a CDS encoding fimbrial protein codes for MKRLLLLLIAMVAAGPAMADDITLQINGAITAGSCEVDTASQTKTVEMGQALASAFSQPYAYGPWVPFELSVTHCPATTSTVEAVFNGQRDPREGTAYANMGTGRGLALQVIDTKTRMYMLPGGDPAIEPVDAATHSATYEFSARYIRTTDTFAAGSFETAVQVIFTYR; via the coding sequence ATGAAACGATTACTGTTATTGCTGATAGCGATGGTCGCCGCAGGGCCGGCTATGGCCGATGACATCACACTGCAAATCAATGGCGCGATTACGGCGGGCTCCTGCGAGGTGGACACCGCCAGCCAGACGAAAACGGTGGAAATGGGCCAGGCGCTCGCCAGCGCCTTCTCTCAGCCCTACGCCTATGGTCCCTGGGTTCCCTTTGAACTGAGCGTGACGCATTGCCCTGCCACCACCTCGACGGTAGAGGCGGTATTTAACGGACAGCGAGATCCGCGGGAGGGCACGGCTTATGCGAACATGGGCACGGGACGCGGGCTGGCATTACAGGTAATCGACACAAAAACCAGAATGTATATGTTACCAGGCGGCGATCCCGCCATCGAGCCGGTGGATGCGGCGACGCACAGCGCTACCTATGAATTTAGCGCGCGTTATATTCGCACCACGGATACCTTTGCGGCAGGCTCTTTTGAAACGGCGGTGCAGGTGATCTTCACCTACCGGTAA